ATGATGTCTTCATCATCGCGTCGAACTCGGGCGTCAACGGCTCTATCGTCGGCGTTGCCCTCAAGGCGAAGGAGCTCGGGCACCCCGTGATCGCGGTGACGAGCTTGCAGCACACCGCTGCTGTCGAGCCGAAGCACGCGAGCGGCAGTCGTCTCAGCGAAATCGCCGATGTGGTCATCGACAATCTTGCGCCGTACGGCGACGCGACACTCACGCTCAGCGAAGGTGTCAGCGCGGGCGCGATCTCGTCAATCACTGCAGCGTTCATCGCCCAGTTGCTGACGCTCGGCGTCGCCCAGAAACTCTCACAGTTGGGGGACGTTCCTCCGATGTACATCTCGGCAAACATCCCTGGAGGTGACGAGCACAACCATGCACTGGAGGATCTGTACCGCGATCGGATCCGCCGCAGCGCCTGAGCGCGCACTGCCGAGTCACAGCATACGTATTCGGCACATCAGACCCCGAACCACCCGATAAATTGGAAGGCAGACACTACGATGAACATCGAGAATGTCTCTGTAAATCGCAGGAACATCCTGCGGGGAGCGGTTGCAGCAGCGGTGCTGATCCCGTTCTCCACAACACTCGCCTCATGTGCAGCTGGAGGCGGCGGAGGAGGCGGAGGCGGCGCGAAAGGCGAGGTCTCAGCCGACAACCCGTTCGGCCTTGCTACTGACACGAAGATCGACGCCGTTGTCTTTGACGGCGGCTACGGCACTGACTATGCAGAGTTTGCCGCGAAGATTCTCGAGAAGAATCACGAAGGCGTGACGGCAAAGGTCTCGGCATCGACGCAGATCGGCCAAGAACTGCAGCCCCGCTTCGTCGGTGGAAACCCACCGGACCTCGTTGACAACTCCGGTGCAGGCAACATCGGCTTCAACACGATCCTCGACCAGCTCGAAGACCTCACCGACGTCATTGACGCGAATAACCTCGAGGGCGACAAAATCCGTGACACGCTCTATGGCGGCGTTATGGAGCCGGGCACCTTCGGGGACAAGTTCGCGGCTCTCAACTACGTGATGACCATTTATGGCCTGTGGTACTCGAAGAGCCTGTTCGACGAGAACGGCTGGGAGGCACCGACGACGTGGGCAGACCTCAAGGATCTCGGCGCCAAGGCGAAGGAGCAGGACAAATACCTGTTTCTCTGGGGCAAGGAAGCAGCTACCTACTACCAGACGCTCGCCATCGGCTCCGCGATCAAGCAGGGCGGAGACGAGGTGCGTCTGGCTCTCGAGAATCTCGAGGATGGGTGCTGGTCGAAGCCCGCTGTGCAGGATGTCTTCAACGCCATGAAAGAAATCATTGACGCCGGCTACATCAAGCCCGGTGGTTCGGGAACCCAATTCACGCAGGCCCAGTCTCAGTGGAGCCTCGACCAGTCGGCGATCCTCTACCCCTCGGGTTCGTGGATTGAGAACGAGATGAAGGACCAGACGAAGGATGGCTTCGACATGGTCGGTATCCCGGAGCCCAGCGTCGACGGCAACGGAAAGATGCCGGCCGAAGCGATCCACTCCGAAGCCGGTGAGCCGTTCATCGTGCCATCGCAGGGCAAGAACGTTGCCGGCGGCAAGGAGCTTCTGCGCGTCATGCTCTCGAAGGAGTCGGCAACGAACTTCGCAAAGGAAAAGCTCGCTCCGCCAATCGTCAGTGGTGTCGTTCCAGAAGATGGATTCGGCTCGACGGCACTCGTGTCGCAGACGAATATGCTGGATGCTGCGGGAGAAAACGTCTTCACGTTCCGGTTCGTCAACCTGTACGGCATGAACCAGGATCAGCTACCTATCTGGAACTCGTTCCTCGACGGAAAGATGTCCGTTGGTGACCTGACGAAGAAGCTGCAGGGTCTCACCGACAACATTCGCAACGACGATTCCGTCGACAAGATTGAAGTCAAGTGACCGCGGCCGGTGCTGACCCAGGGCGCGCGCTAGCCGCGACCATGGGCCCTTCGGGGAGCCTCATTCAGAAGGCTCCCCGAAGGCGCCGGCGTAAGCTCACGTTCGATTACGTGAGCTTCATGGCCGTCTTTCTCGGACTGCCGCTGGCGATTTTCCTGATCTTCGTGATCTCTCCCTTCGCCCAGGCCGTCTACTATTCGCTGACCGACTGGACAGGCTTTTCACCCGAGATGAATTTCATCGGGATCGACAACTACGTCAAGTTGTTCCAGAACTCGACGTTCATCACGTCGATGGGCAACAACATCCTGCTCGCCATCATCGTGCCGCTCGTCACATTGTCGATCGCTCTGCTATTCGCAACGCTCATCACGGTTGGTGGCCCAAGCCACGGTCAGGTGAGGGGCCTTGGTGCGTCGAGCTTCTACCGCGTCGTCTCGTTCTTTCCCTACGTGATCCCCGCGATCGTCATCGGCATCCTCTGGGCCCAGATCTACACGCCTTCAGGCTTGCTCAACGGCATCCTGACCTCACTCGGGATCGACTCGGCAGAAGGCTTCGCGTGGCTCGGTGACGAGCGCACGGCCATCTGGGCGACGATCTTCGTGATCGTCTGGGGGTTCGTCGGCTTCTACATGGTGCTCTTCATTGCGGCGATTAAGGGCATTCCCGCCGAGACGTTCGAAGCAGTGCGCATCGACGGTGCCGGGCGCTTCCGCACGGCGATCTCGATCACGATCCCGTTGATTCGCGACAACATCCAGACGGCATACATTTACGTCGGCATTATGGCGCTCGACGCCTTCGTCTATATGGCGGCGCTCAACCCGTTTGGCGGCCCGAGCAACACGACGCTCGTTATGTCGCAGTACCTGTTCCGCACGGCATTCACCAAAGGTCAGTTCGGTCAGGCGAGCGCTATGGGAGTTGTGCTCGCCGTGATCACTCTGCTGTTCGCCGCTGCGGTCTTCACGGTGAACCGTTTGACCGGGGGCAAAGACGACGGAGGTCGCTCATGAGCAACGAGACAGTTCAAATGGTCGGAGTTGAACCTGAAATCGCGCAGCGTCCAACGCGCAGGGTGAAAACGTCGGGAAGCGACAAGACCGTCGGAAGCATCTCGCACGCGATGCTGATTCTGTGGTCGGCGGTCGTCGTCCTTCCGCTGTTGTGGACATTCATGTCGTCGTTCAAGACGACGAAGGAGATCTTCGCGTCGCCCTTCGGGCTGCCGGCGACATGGGATCTGACCAACTACCTCTCTGCATGGAACCAGTACAGCTTCGGCCGGATGTTTGTCAATACCGTGATTGTCGTGGGATTCGCACTCGTGCTCGTCATGGTGCTCGGTGCAATGTGCGCGTACGTGCTCGCGAGATTCGCGTTTCCCGGCAGCCGAGCCATCTACTATCTGATGCTCGCCGGTCTGATGTTTCCCGTGTTCCTCGCGATTGTTCCGCTGTTTTTCATCCTGCGCAATATGGGGCTGCTGAATACGCTGCCTGGATTGATCATTACGTACGTGGCGTTTGCTTTGCCTTTCACCGTCTTCTTCCTGTTCGCGTTCTTCAAGACGCTGCCGGATGAGATTCAAGAGGCCGCATACGTTGATGGTGCGAGCGAATGGCGCACATTCTTCCAGGTGATGCTGCCGATGGCGAAGCCAGGCATGGCGTCCGTGGCGATCTTCAACTTTCTCGGATTGTGGAATCAGTTCATTCTGCCGATCGCGTTGAACACTGACCAGAGCAACTACGTGCTCTCGCAAGGTATGGCTGCCTTCGCGTCGTCGGCCGGTTACGCCGTCAACTTCGGAGCGTTGTTCGCTGCGGTCATTATTACCGTCGTCCCCGTGCTGATCATCTACGTGATCTTCCAGCGTCAGCTGCAGGGGTCCGTATCGCAGGGCACGATGAAGTAACAACCAGTTCTCAACGGCGCATCCGGCTCGATTCCCGGGGCGGATGCGCCGTTCGTGCGAGGTAGAGGGCCGCGTCACTGAGAGACGGGCCCAGGTAGCGCCAGAGCACAGCGATGAACGATCTTGGCTTGTGCCGCGATTGTCAGGGCAACAACAATCAGTACCTCAGCGAACGTGAAACCACAGCTGACTCCGGAAACGACGGCACAGATGCCTGTCCCAATTTTGACGACTGTCACTCCGGGCGATTCCCATCTTCGGATAAGGCTGCAGACGACCCACGTAGATCATCGCGATCGTTGACGAGGTATTTGTGCCGCTCATCTTCGCCAGGTAGGCGCTGATACGCTAGGACGTCCGTGCCGGAATCAGAGGAGGTGTTACCCGTGAACAAATTGACGTTGGTGCTCCTCCGAGGAGTCACGGTCGGGCGATAGGTCGTCCGGGAGTGCCGCATATTTACAGCACTCCCGAAAGGTACGACCATGCACTTTATCTCTGAACAGTTTCTCGACGAGGGCATCACCGAGCGTGAGTTCACTCTCGGTGATTTTTCCGGTATCTTGTGGACGCCAGCGGCAGCGTCCTCGTCTACGCCAGTTCCACTCATTCTGATTGGCCAGCCCGGCGGATTTGGGATCAGGCGGATGTATCCCCGTCTGGTTGCACGAGCGCTCAGCGCCGCAGCGCACGGCTTCGCTGCGATCTCCATAGAGCTGCCCGGGGCGGGCACTCGCACCCCGCTGCCCGATGTGGAGCAGGCTCGAGCAGACCTCAGCCGCGCAGTCTCCGCCGGCGACCAGCCCGGAGCGGACGTTATCGACCGTTTGATCCTTTCGCTCGTCGATCAGGCGGTGCCCGAGTGGCAGATCACCCTCGACGAGGTCCTCGACCGCCCTGAGATCGGCGAGAAGGTCGGATACTCGGGCGGAGTGATCGCGATTGGCACACGCCTCGCCGCGATCGACTCACGTATCGCGGCAGCCGGACTCTTCGCTGGCAGTTACGTGCCGCGCGCCACAATCGAAGAGGCGCGCCAGATCACCATCCCGCTGCACGTTCTCCTCCAGTGGGATGACGAGGGGAATGACCGAGGAATGGCTCTCGATCTCTTCGATGCCTTCGCATCGACCGAGAAGACGCTCTGCGCCAACATGGGTGGCCACACGGGCGTCCCGCACTTTGCGGGTGAGGATGCCGCTCGCTTCTTCGCACGCCATCTGGGCTCAAGTGTTGGCTGAGAGGATGCCGGTTCGGTGAGGAATTGCTCTAACTCCGAACGTGACGTTCAGAGCAAGAGGGCGTCAACAACGTCGTGGTCTCCTACAGCTAGCTCTTCACCGATCCGCTCATGAGGCCGCCGATGAAGTACTTGCCGAGAATGATGTAGACGAGCAGGGTCGGGAACGATGCAATGAGCGCACCGGCCATCGCCGCGCCGTAGTTGGCAAGTTGAGCTCCCTGCGCGAGGTTGTTAAGTGCGAGTGACACAGGGCCGCCTTGAACGTCGGTCAGGAACAAGGCGAACAGGTAGTCGTTCCACGCGCTCGTGAACTGCCAGATGATTGTCACGACGAAGCCGGGCAGCGACAGCGGCAGAATGATCGAGGCGTAGCTGCGCAGCATCCCCGCCCCGTCCATGCGCGAGGCCTCCATGAGCTCGATCGGAACCCCCTCGTAATAGTTGCGGAAAATGAGCGTGCAGATCGGCAGGCCGTAGATGACGTGCACGATCAGCAGCGTCGAAATGTTGCTCGGCAGTCCGAGTTCTGTCTTCATCTGGACGAGGGGCGTCAGCACTGCTTGGTAGGGAATGAACATGCCGAACAGGATCAGCGTGAAGACAAGACTCGCGTGCGGAAAGCGCCAGCGCGACAACACAAAGCCGTTCATGGAGCCGAGCATTGCCGCGATTAGCGCGGCGGGTATCGCAAGGAGGAAGGTGCGCCCGAGCGCCGGGGCAAGAGCGTCCCACGCTGTCACCCAGTTGTCGAATCCGGTCGGCCCGCCGTTGACAGACTCCCAGGGCCAGTGGAGGGGGAGACCCCACGACGATTCCGGGTTGACGTCGGCGGGTGGCTTGAAGCTTGTGACAAGCAGCACGTAGACCGGCATGAGCACGATGATGACGAAGAACAGCAGAAGTGCGTACTTGGCCGTGCGGCCGAGAACAAACTTGGGCCCTTTGCCCGTCGGGGCTGCGCCCGTTGAGGACTTCTGTGCAACTCCGCTCGAGAGGTCGGTCTGGGTTACCTCGCTCATGACGACCTCTTCTCTTCTCGCATCGTATGAATCAGGTACGGAATGATGAACAGTGATGCGATGACCAGCAGCACCGTCGCGATAGCCGAGGCCTTCGCGTAATCGTTGGACGTCAACGCCACCCACATGTATGTGGCAGGAACCTCTGTCTGGTAGATCGCCTTCGTCACGGCCATGATGAGGTCGAAGACCTTCAATGACATGTGGCTGACGATGATGAGCGCCGACAGCGCAATGGGGCTGAGCTGCGGGAAGATCACGTGACGGTACAGCTTCCACTCGCTTGCGCCGTCCATGCGTGCTGCCTCGCGGAGCTCGTCAGGGATTCCGCGGAAGCCGGCGAGGAACAGAGCCATGATGTACCCAGACAGCTGCCAGATCGCGGGCATCGCGATCGCCGCCATGCCCCAGATCGGTTCGTTCCACCAGGAGTTCTGCAAGAAATCAAGACCGAAGGTCTGCAGCATCCTGTTGAGCCCAGACGCTCTATCGCCCTCCGCGCTGTTGAGCAGCCACCGCCAGACGACACCGGAGGCGACGAACGAGACGGCCATCGGGAAGAGATATACCGAGCGGAACACGCCCTCGGCCTTGACGCCTTTGTCGAGCAGCCAGGCCCAGATGAAGCCGAAGATCATCGTGCCAGCGATGAAGACGACGGTGAACACAACAAGGTTCAGGAGCGAGTGAAGAAACCGGCCCTCAGTGAGCAGTGTGATGTAGTTCTGGAAGCCGACGAACGCCCCTTCTGCTGCGAGGGAATGGCGGTCGGTCATTGACGTCTGGATGTTCGCGATGATCAGTCCGTAGACGAAGATCGCGACAAGAATGAGGCTTGGCGTCAGCAGCAGTACTGGCGGACCCCAATTGCGTATGCCTTTGCGCACGGTTGTTCGTTCTCCTCGCATTCCGCGGGCCCGGCTGCGTCACGCAACCGGGCCCCATGGATCAGATTGTCTAGGACAGAGCTGATTCAGCCGCTGCGACGAGCGCCTGGATCAGGGCATCCTGGTCTCGGTCGGAACCGAACTTTCCGACGGCTGACGAGATGTCGCTCGACCATGCGATCGGTGCAGCGGCACCGTGTGCGAGCGAGCTGACGATCGCGTCCTCCGCGAAGGACTTCATGGCGCTCTGCTGGTACTCGCCGTAGTCCGCGGGGTCAGCGTCCGTACGGGCTGGAATCGAGCCTTTCACCGTGTTGAATGCCTTCTGGCCCTCTGCGGAGCTGATCGTGGTCAGCCAGTCTTTCGCTGCCGTCTCATGCGGCGCTCCGACGGGGAGCGTGAACGAGTCGGCAAGGAAGTCGAAGACCCCGTCAGTGCCAGGCGTCGGCCACGTCGTGTACTCGGTTCCCCAGGTCTGGCCTGCCTGCGTGAACGCTGCTTCAGCCCAGTCGCCCATCACGTTGTAGGCCGCGTTTCCGTCGATCACGATCTGCGTTGCAGCATCCCAGTCAAGCCCTGCGTAGTCCTGGTTGACGAAGTCCATCAGCTGGTCGTACTGGTCGACTGCCTTCTTCACGCCGTCGCTGTCCCAGGCTGTCGATCCGTCCCAGAGGCCGGCGTAGCCATCGGGGCCGAGGTCGGCGATGAGCACGTTCTCGAGCAGCTGCATCTGCGTGAACTCGGTGCCGAGCGCGAGCGGTGTGTCGACGCCGGAGTCCTTGACCTTCTGCAGGTCGGAGATCCACGCATCGATCGATTCCGGAGCCTTTGTCGGGTCGAGGCCAGCATCCTTAAGCACTTGAGTGTTCACCCACGTGACGTTGGCACGGTGGATGTTGCTCGGCACCGAATAGATCTTGCCGTCGACAGTGAGGCGCTCAATGAGGTCTGCGGGGAAGACATCGTTGAGACCGAGGTCGTCGTAGAGCCCGCTCAGGTCTTGGATCTGCTCGGCTGCGATGTAGTCGGACAGTTCAGCTCCGGCGTGGGCCTGGAACGTGTCGGGTGGGTTGTTCGATTCGAGGCGCGAGGCTAGAGCAGCTTTGGCGTTCGAGCCCGCGCCGCCGGCGACAGCGGCGTTGATGAACTCGATGTCAGGGTACTGGGAGTTGAATTCCTTGACGAGCGAGTCAAGGCCGGCCTTCTCAGAGCCTGAGGCCCACCACGTGAAAACCTCGACCTGGTCAGGGTTTTCGGGGTCAGAGCCGTTGGAGCTCCCTGATGAGCACCCCGTGAGTGCGAGGCCGACGGCGAGCGCCCCGGCCAGAATGGACATCCTCTTGCGCATGGTGCTTCCTCCATTGGAACTGTGCAGTGCCGAATTCTCGGTTCTCATATTCAAGTCTGAAAACGTTGCCAAATGCAAGTCGAGTTGGTCGGTCCATACCGAATTGTGATGTCTGATCGGGGCCGCGGGCCGCGAAGTCAGCGCGGTGGACCCGTCTCGGCCGACCCGCGGGTGACGAGCGTCGCGGGGAGCATCGTGGTGCGGGCCGGGCCCCGGTAACCATCGATGCGCTGAAACAACTGCTCGGTAGCGATGCGACCCATGGCAAACGGGTCTTGCGCGATCACAGAAAGTCCCGGGGTGAGCGAGCCGGCGAGTTCGAGATCGTCAAAGCCAAGCAACGCAGGCTTCTCGTCTCGAAGGCTGAGGCCCTTCAAGACGCTGATCGTCGCCCGGTTATTGCACGTGAAGATTGCCGTCGGTGGAGCTGCCGAGTCAAGCATTCGCGCGAGCGCGACCCTGTGCTGGCCATCGTCGGGGACCGACGAATGCACCAGAACCGGGTCGTATGTGAGCCCCGCTGCCTCGATCGCATCGCGATACCCGGCGAGGCGTTCGAGCGTCGTGTACAGGTGTGCTCGGTCGGTGAGACATGCGATGCGCCGGTGACCTTGAGCAATGAGGTGTGCGACGCCGTCACGGCAGCTGGCGCGATTGTCCGTGATAACGGCATCCGCAATATGGCCCGGTGCCGGGCGATCGACGAACACCATCTGCAGCCCGGAGTTGAGCTCTGAGGCGTAGTAGCTCACATCGCCCCGCTCAGACGGCGTGACGACAATGCCTTCTAAGCGTCGGGCACTCAGCGAGTGGATGATCTGGCGAGCACGGTCATTCTCCCGCCGGTACGAGGCGACGAGAAGCATGGAGCCGCGGTCTCGCGCGACGTCTTCGACGGACTGCGACAGCTGAGAGAAGAACGGGTCGGTGACATCTTCAATCACCAGGCCGACTGTCTCGGTTGCACCTGTGCGAAACTGGCGCGCAGATTCGTTGCGACGATAGCCGAGCTCTTCAATCGCCCGCTGCACCGCTGCGCTCTTCGCCGTGCTCACGTGCGGGTCGCCGTTCACGACCCGAGACACTGTCGAAAGGCCGACGCCCGCACGTGCGGCAACATGATTCATCGTCGGTTGTGCTCGGCCGGGCCGGCCGCGTTCTTCGTCGGGCGCCATCGCTCTCCTCGGGACAATGCTTGAGGAAACGTTACCAAGCAACTCGTCCCGGCACGCAATCAGGCCCGTGCGACGTACTGCTCTCTGATGGACTGGCGGTAATCGGGAGTCGGAGTCGCGCTGATTGACAGGGGCCACACGGGGCGCACTCCGCTCAGCGCCCACGCCGCCTGGACGGCGGCGCCATCGGCAACGTATTCGCCCGGTTCGGGCACGACGACGGGAACATCGAAGACCTGTGCGGCAACGTGCTGCACCGCCGGGTTCTGGGCGGCCCCACCCACCATGAGGATGCGGTCAGAGCCGACGTCCTGGCGGCGAACGGCGTCGAGCCCGTCTGCGAGCCCGCACAGCATTCCTTCGACGGCGGCACGCGCGAGGTTCGGCCGCGTTGCAGAACTCAGAGTCATGCCGAAAAGCGTCGCCGTGGAGTCGGGACGGTTGGGGGTGCGCTCTCCCTCGAAGTACGGCTGAAGCACGAGCCCGTTCGCACCAGGGTCTGCCTCAAGCGCCAGTGCTCCGAGGGCGCCGTGGTCGACGTCGAGCAGGCGTGCGATGGCGTCGAGAATCCGCGCCGCATTGAGCGTTGCGATGAGGGGAAGGTACGTGCCGTCTGCCGACGCGAACCCGGCGACCGTTCCCGAGGAATCGTGGGTGGGCCTGTCTGTGACGGCGAAGACCGTTCCCGACGTGCCGATCGAGACAATGACATCACCGGGTGTTGCGCCGAGGCCGAGTGCTGCAGCCGCATTGTCGCCGGCACCCGCGCCGACAATGGCCCCGCCCGGAGTTGTTCCCGCACGATCACCGGGTTGGAGCACACGCGGAAGAATCGCGCCGTGTCCGAGCGCGAGCTCGAAGAGCTCGTCATCATAGGCATTGCGTTCGGCTGACCAATACGCCGTTCCTGAGGCATCGGATCGGTCGGTTGTCAGCTGGCGAAGATCAGGACCCAGCGTGGAGTCGTCGACGGGGCCGTAACCACGCAGTCGCCACGTGAGCCAGTCGTGTGGCAACGCGACGGCGGCAACGCGCGCAGCATTTTCTGGCTCCACGTCGCGCAGCCATCGCAGCTTCGACGCAGTAAATGAGGCAACGGGGACGATGCCGACTCGGCGCGCGTAGCCGTCGGCCCCGACCTCTGCAATGAGATCCCGGGCAGCGTCGGCACTGCGCGTGTCATTCCACAGCAGAGCGTCGCGAATGACAGCGCCATCGGCGTCGAGCGCCACCATGCCGTGCTGCTGGCCGGCAACCGAGATTGCCGACACATCGTCGATTCCGCCCGCGTCGGCAATCGCCATCTGCAGCGCGCTCCACCACGCCGCTGGCGCTACTTCGGTGCCTTCGGGGTGCGACGCGCGACCCCGGCGCACGACGGCGCCCGTCGCGGCATCCCGAATCACGATCTTGCAGCTTTGCGTTGACGAGTCGATGCCCGCGACCAGCGTCATCTGATGCCTCTCATGCCGAAATGGATGCCGCACATGACCGCCCTGGTTGCTCGCCTGGAAGCGGACATGCGCGACACGTGGATGCTGTTAGCCGCGAGCTCCCATGAGGTGCTCGACCATCAGCTGCTGAAGCCGGACGAAGCCGAAGCCTTTGCCGTTGAAGTAGGCGTCAGAGTCGAAGTCCTCGTACGACGCACGATCGGCGAGCAGAGCGTCGTAGCTCTCGCCATCGCCCAGCGTCGGCGTCGACAGCTCGTCGACGCGGGCAGCCGCAAATGCCTGCTGCACCTCGGGGTCAGCGCGGAATGCGGCGGCCCGCTCCTTGAGCAGCAGGTAGGTGCGCATGTTTGCCGCTGCCGAGTCCCAGACACCACTCTCATCTTCGGTACGGCTCGGTTTGTAATCGAAGTGGCGTGGGCCATCGTACGATGGGCCGCCGTTCGGGCCGCCGTTCTCGAGCAGGTCGACGAGAGAAAACGCGTTCTGCAGGTCCCCATGCCCGAACACGAGATCCTGGTCGTACTTGATGCCACGCTGCCCGTTGAGGTCGATGTGGAACAACTTGCCCTGGTAGAGCGCCTGGGCGATGCCCGCCGTCATGTTGAGGCCGGCCATCTGCTCGTGCCCCACCTCGGGGTTGATGCCGACGAGCTCTGGGCGTTCGAGCGTCTCGATGAAGGCGAGGGCATGGCCGAGCGTCGGCAGCAGAATGTCTCCGCGCGGCTCGTTCGGCTTCGGCTCAATCGCGAAGCGGATGTCGTAGCCCTTGTCTGTCACGTACTGGCCGAGCAGGTTTACGGCCTCCCGGTAGCGCTCGAGAGCGGCCTGAACATCTTTCGCCGAGTCGTATTCGGCGCCTTCGCGTCCGCCCCACATGACAAACGTCTGTGCGCCGAGCTCTGCGGCGAGGTCGATGTTGCGCAGCACCTTGCGCAGCGCGAACCGGCGAACCGAGCGGTCGTTCGACGTGAAGCCGCCGTCTTTGAAAACGGGGGCAGAGAAGAGGTTCGTCGTCACCATGGGAACGACGATTCCGGTGTCGGCAAGCACCTGCTTGAGACGGTCGATCTGCGTCTGGCGCTCAGCGTCTGTCGAGCCGAAGGCGAACAGGTCGTCGTCGTGGAATGTGAGGCCGTATGCGCCAAGCTCGCTCAACTTCTCGACCCCGTGCACAACGTCGAGGGGTGCGCGTGTCGGTCCGCCGAAGGGGTCGGTTCCGTTGTACCCGATCGTCCAGAGTCCGAACGAGAACTTGTCGTCGCGTGTGGGTGTGAGGCTCATGAAAACTCCGTCTGTGTCAGCACCGTCGATGATTTGTCGATCTGCACAACATATTAGATCACGGATGCTGTTCGCGAAAGCCCGGCAGGTGATTCAGGGCAGCTTTTGCGGCGTGCGTCGGTGATAAAACAACTCTCCCCGCTGGGCTCATCGATTCCTTTAGCGTGCCACGCAACGAATCAATTTTTTGTCGAAGAACGCGGGGATCACGGTGTGGTCAGCGGGTAACCCGCAAATCCCGTCGACAATGGTCTTTGTTTGCGGCGTAGACAAAGCACGATTTTTCGGTTATGTTTTCTCCGTCAACAAAGCCGCACAGCAGCGAACAACACCGCGA
The Paramicrobacterium chengjingii DNA segment above includes these coding regions:
- a CDS encoding sugar isomerase domain-containing protein; this encodes MTVTPTDFLAEATTRLTQLAADAEAGGLDDAIALMVDAINAGGVVQAFGTGHSEAFAMEIAGRAGGLIPTNKIALRDVALYGSRSPQELVGSALERETSVVDELFDVSLTGPNDVFIIASNSGVNGSIVGVALKAKELGHPVIAVTSLQHTAAVEPKHASGSRLSEIADVVIDNLAPYGDATLTLSEGVSAGAISSITAAFIAQLLTLGVAQKLSQLGDVPPMYISANIPGGDEHNHALEDLYRDRIRRSA
- the ngcE gene encoding N-acetylglucosamine/diacetylchitobiose ABC transporter substrate-binding protein → MNIENVSVNRRNILRGAVAAAVLIPFSTTLASCAAGGGGGGGGGAKGEVSADNPFGLATDTKIDAVVFDGGYGTDYAEFAAKILEKNHEGVTAKVSASTQIGQELQPRFVGGNPPDLVDNSGAGNIGFNTILDQLEDLTDVIDANNLEGDKIRDTLYGGVMEPGTFGDKFAALNYVMTIYGLWYSKSLFDENGWEAPTTWADLKDLGAKAKEQDKYLFLWGKEAATYYQTLAIGSAIKQGGDEVRLALENLEDGCWSKPAVQDVFNAMKEIIDAGYIKPGGSGTQFTQAQSQWSLDQSAILYPSGSWIENEMKDQTKDGFDMVGIPEPSVDGNGKMPAEAIHSEAGEPFIVPSQGKNVAGGKELLRVMLSKESATNFAKEKLAPPIVSGVVPEDGFGSTALVSQTNMLDAAGENVFTFRFVNLYGMNQDQLPIWNSFLDGKMSVGDLTKKLQGLTDNIRNDDSVDKIEVK
- a CDS encoding carbohydrate ABC transporter permease; amino-acid sequence: MGPSGSLIQKAPRRRRRKLTFDYVSFMAVFLGLPLAIFLIFVISPFAQAVYYSLTDWTGFSPEMNFIGIDNYVKLFQNSTFITSMGNNILLAIIVPLVTLSIALLFATLITVGGPSHGQVRGLGASSFYRVVSFFPYVIPAIVIGILWAQIYTPSGLLNGILTSLGIDSAEGFAWLGDERTAIWATIFVIVWGFVGFYMVLFIAAIKGIPAETFEAVRIDGAGRFRTAISITIPLIRDNIQTAYIYVGIMALDAFVYMAALNPFGGPSNTTLVMSQYLFRTAFTKGQFGQASAMGVVLAVITLLFAAAVFTVNRLTGGKDDGGRS
- a CDS encoding carbohydrate ABC transporter permease; the protein is MVGVEPEIAQRPTRRVKTSGSDKTVGSISHAMLILWSAVVVLPLLWTFMSSFKTTKEIFASPFGLPATWDLTNYLSAWNQYSFGRMFVNTVIVVGFALVLVMVLGAMCAYVLARFAFPGSRAIYYLMLAGLMFPVFLAIVPLFFILRNMGLLNTLPGLIITYVAFALPFTVFFLFAFFKTLPDEIQEAAYVDGASEWRTFFQVMLPMAKPGMASVAIFNFLGLWNQFILPIALNTDQSNYVLSQGMAAFASSAGYAVNFGALFAAVIITVVPVLIIYVIFQRQLQGSVSQGTMK
- a CDS encoding dienelactone hydrolase family protein; its protein translation is MHFISEQFLDEGITEREFTLGDFSGILWTPAAASSSTPVPLILIGQPGGFGIRRMYPRLVARALSAAAHGFAAISIELPGAGTRTPLPDVEQARADLSRAVSAGDQPGADVIDRLILSLVDQAVPEWQITLDEVLDRPEIGEKVGYSGGVIAIGTRLAAIDSRIAAAGLFAGSYVPRATIEEARQITIPLHVLLQWDDEGNDRGMALDLFDAFASTEKTLCANMGGHTGVPHFAGEDAARFFARHLGSSVG
- a CDS encoding carbohydrate ABC transporter permease produces the protein MSEVTQTDLSSGVAQKSSTGAAPTGKGPKFVLGRTAKYALLLFFVIIVLMPVYVLLVTSFKPPADVNPESSWGLPLHWPWESVNGGPTGFDNWVTAWDALAPALGRTFLLAIPAALIAAMLGSMNGFVLSRWRFPHASLVFTLILFGMFIPYQAVLTPLVQMKTELGLPSNISTLLIVHVIYGLPICTLIFRNYYEGVPIELMEASRMDGAGMLRSYASIILPLSLPGFVVTIIWQFTSAWNDYLFALFLTDVQGGPVSLALNNLAQGAQLANYGAAMAGALIASFPTLLVYIILGKYFIGGLMSGSVKS
- a CDS encoding carbohydrate ABC transporter permease, yielding MRKGIRNWGPPVLLLTPSLILVAIFVYGLIIANIQTSMTDRHSLAAEGAFVGFQNYITLLTEGRFLHSLLNLVVFTVVFIAGTMIFGFIWAWLLDKGVKAEGVFRSVYLFPMAVSFVASGVVWRWLLNSAEGDRASGLNRMLQTFGLDFLQNSWWNEPIWGMAAIAMPAIWQLSGYIMALFLAGFRGIPDELREAARMDGASEWKLYRHVIFPQLSPIALSALIIVSHMSLKVFDLIMAVTKAIYQTEVPATYMWVALTSNDYAKASAIATVLLVIASLFIIPYLIHTMREEKRSS
- a CDS encoding ABC transporter substrate-binding protein — encoded protein: MRKRMSILAGALAVGLALTGCSSGSSNGSDPENPDQVEVFTWWASGSEKAGLDSLVKEFNSQYPDIEFINAAVAGGAGSNAKAALASRLESNNPPDTFQAHAGAELSDYIAAEQIQDLSGLYDDLGLNDVFPADLIERLTVDGKIYSVPSNIHRANVTWVNTQVLKDAGLDPTKAPESIDAWISDLQKVKDSGVDTPLALGTEFTQMQLLENVLIADLGPDGYAGLWDGSTAWDSDGVKKAVDQYDQLMDFVNQDYAGLDWDAATQIVIDGNAAYNVMGDWAEAAFTQAGQTWGTEYTTWPTPGTDGVFDFLADSFTLPVGAPHETAAKDWLTTISSAEGQKAFNTVKGSIPARTDADPADYGEYQQSAMKSFAEDAIVSSLAHGAAAPIAWSSDISSAVGKFGSDRDQDALIQALVAAAESALS